In Ciconia boyciana unplaced genomic scaffold, ASM3463844v1 HiC_scaffold_92, whole genome shotgun sequence, a single window of DNA contains:
- the LOC140645998 gene encoding LOW QUALITY PROTEIN: uncharacterized protein (The sequence of the model RefSeq protein was modified relative to this genomic sequence to represent the inferred CDS: inserted 1 base in 1 codon), producing MDSPRGESCLTDLITFYDETTGLVDEGRAADIAYLAFGKAFDTVSLTRNSTCSYNSLFRDLVARPQGRSTTRHRSLRGLAQRLLPPPPGRIPPRPEGTQAPRAPVSTRSTRADPPRGEDKRKRQTRQPIGTRDRPAAIWRPNGRRGGPGRVEEARGRQRALSWLTRLLGRGPPGPVAPLLSSERSSARRFPANVIYEDEECLAFHDLSPQAPTLFLVVPKEPIIRLSEAEDSGESLLGHLMIVGKMRAAHLGLTNGFRTVVDEGPEGGQXCLSRTSTYSGWPSVGLAAWLRFLHHKSCCTCTNRH from the exons atggattcaccaagggggGAGTCATGCTTGACCGACCTGAtaaccttctatgatgaaaCGACTGGCTTGGTAGACGAGGGGAGAGCAGCGGATATTGCCTACCTAGCCTTCGGGAAGGCTTTTGACACCGTCTCCc TAACAAGAAATAGTACTTGTAGCTACAACAGCCTCTTCCGAGACCTCGTTGCCCGCCCACAGGGTCGCAGCACTACACGGCACAGGTCCCTCCGCGGACTCGCCCAACgtcttctccctccacccccag gTCGGATCCCTCCGCGCCCCGAGGGCACGCAAGCGCCCCGAGCCCCGGTAAGCACCAGGTCGACGAGGGCGGACCCGCCAAGGGGCGAGGACAAGCGAAAACGACAGACGAGACAGCCAATCGGGACGCGGGATCGGCCGGCGGCGATCTGGCGGCCCAATGGGCGCCGCGGAGGGCCTGGCCGAGTGGAGGAAGCGCGGGGGCGACAACGGGCGTTGTCGTGGCTGACGAGATTATTGGGGCGCGGGCCGCCCGGTCCGGTGGCGCCACTACTGTCTTCGGAAAGATCATCGGCAAGGCGCTTCCCCGCCAACGTCATCTACGAGGACGAGGAG TGCCTTGCGTTCCATGATCTTTCACCCCAAGCTCCGACGCTTTTCCTAGTCGTGCCTAAGGAGCCAATTATCAGGCTATCTGAAGCAGAAGATTCTGGTGAATCT cttcttgggcaTTTAATGATTGTTGGCAAGATGCGTGCTGCTCACCTGGGCCTGACCAATGGGTTCCGGACGGTTGTGGATGAAGGGCCCGAGGGTGGGC TCTGTCTGTCACGTACATCTACGTATTCTGGGTGGCCGTCAGTTGGGCTGGCCGCCTGGCTAAGATTTTTGCACCACAAGAGTTGCTGCACGTGTACGAATCGCCACTGA